In Chlamydiales bacterium, the following proteins share a genomic window:
- the yidD gene encoding membrane protein insertion efficiency factor YidD codes for MKFILILLVRGYQLVIGPYIGKSCRFYPSCSDYAIEALKKHGGIKGTWLTIKRLGRCNPWHSGGVDEVPD; via the coding sequence TTGAAATTTATTTTAATTCTGCTCGTGCGCGGATATCAGCTGGTAATTGGGCCCTACATTGGGAAGTCTTGTAGGTTCTATCCGAGCTGCTCGGACTATGCGATTGAAGCGCTGAAGAAGCACGGGGGCATAAAAGGGACGTGGCTGACGATCAAGCGTCTCGGCAGGTGCAATCCCTGGCATAGCGGTGGTGTAGACGAAGTACCCGATTAA
- a CDS encoding LysM peptidoglycan-binding domain-containing protein: MSKSSLEAPLIERTRKVTQLLIISGALNILLLCTFVYLVLKDREISVPIELRPSSKERSTSAVTNEQLLRSYSMLSFQDLLLRLDNKELVEDGYNKRDLSLACLVAFHHFNLERALGGLELQKRLIPFRNAQGGEQIPLVIYPGLADFQYQAILHYARTEKWPFTPQGLFFEIQRTTFPRDPTLLEAFYLTPHFHTTFLLFTRTGLKMEKEMLVEMVSQGDWNILSAFTDQQRLAQDLSIERRRTLLLEYLNQRSIIAAKLFLEVDLEFACKRMSDAQVLTLFDLLPANYPPLARFSRELITSPRSDAVWKKAAGLLYLATAEAVPEPYDHLATIRKFAPHFLPTPAEPVLTAAIEEPVQASAQALPAAVVKTKATSAPKQAASKKRTHTVANGDNLWKIARKYRVSVDAIKRANHLETEKLRVGRVLEIPER; the protein is encoded by the coding sequence ATGTCTAAAAGTTCGTTAGAAGCTCCTTTGATCGAGCGCACCCGCAAAGTCACTCAGCTGCTAATTATTAGTGGCGCCCTGAATATTCTACTTCTCTGCACTTTTGTCTACCTCGTTTTAAAAGACCGGGAGATCTCAGTGCCGATCGAACTTAGACCCTCTTCAAAAGAGAGAAGCACAAGCGCCGTAACCAACGAGCAGCTCCTCCGCTCCTACTCGATGCTCTCATTTCAAGATCTTCTTTTACGTTTAGATAACAAAGAGCTCGTAGAAGATGGATATAATAAGCGGGACCTCTCGCTCGCTTGCCTCGTCGCGTTCCACCACTTTAACCTCGAGCGCGCCCTAGGCGGCCTCGAGCTGCAGAAGCGCCTTATCCCTTTCCGAAATGCGCAGGGAGGGGAGCAGATCCCTCTCGTCATCTACCCTGGGCTCGCCGACTTCCAGTACCAGGCTATTCTTCACTACGCGCGCACCGAGAAGTGGCCTTTCACCCCGCAAGGCCTCTTTTTCGAGATCCAGCGCACCACCTTCCCTCGCGACCCAACCCTGCTTGAAGCCTTCTATCTCACGCCGCACTTCCACACCACATTTCTCCTGTTCACTCGCACCGGGCTTAAGATGGAAAAAGAGATGCTGGTTGAGATGGTCTCTCAAGGGGATTGGAATATTCTCAGCGCATTTACAGATCAGCAGCGCCTCGCGCAAGATCTATCTATCGAAAGACGCCGCACACTGCTTCTCGAATATTTAAATCAGCGCTCGATCATTGCAGCAAAGCTCTTTCTTGAAGTCGACCTCGAGTTCGCCTGCAAGCGCATGAGCGATGCTCAGGTGCTCACTCTCTTTGATCTCCTCCCAGCAAACTATCCGCCGCTCGCTCGCTTTTCTAGAGAGCTTATCACAAGCCCGCGCTCCGATGCTGTCTGGAAAAAAGCCGCAGGACTCCTCTATCTTGCAACAGCAGAAGCGGTGCCAGAGCCCTACGATCATCTTGCTACCATTCGCAAGTTCGCGCCCCACTTTCTCCCTACACCTGCGGAGCCCGTCCTTACAGCCGCAATCGAGGAGCCCGTTCAAGCCTCAGCCCAAGCGCTGCCTGCAGCTGTTGTAAAAACAAAAGCTACAAGTGCGCCTAAGCAGGCAGCTTCGAAGAAGCGCACGCACACAGTTGCAAATGGGGACAACCTCTGGAAGATCGCGCGAAAATATCGCGTCAGCGTCGACGCTATCAAACGCGCTAACCACCTGGAAACCGAGAAGCTTCGCGTCGGCAGAGTTTTAGAGATCCCAGAGCGTTAA
- a CDS encoding phenylalanine--tRNA ligase subunit beta, producing the protein MKLPLSWLKDFVEINLSLDEIAEALTMGGLEVDKIEEKNGDVLFEISLTPNLGHCMSVLGIARELSALKDLPLKEPSLSVKEDPKQSLQEMVSVEIKDAEQCNRYACRLVTNVKVGPSPAWMVKRLEASGIRSINNVVDVTNYVMLERGQPLHAFDYDKLSGKKIFITSKSSSSELVTLDEKSYKIPEGVLLIADEKKPLAFAGVMGGMDSSVSESTQTILLESAYFTPQAVRKSCKQLGLRTESSQRFEKEVDFAGVPAALDRAASLLQEIAHGNVAKGMIDVAAGKREQAPITCRMARITEMLGIHLSLREVVTIFKKLQIKILRENQDSIEVLPPSFRNDLKIEIDLIEEVARIYGYKNIPPKRPKHVTSPLDSSPLFIFEREMRERLVAQGLQECMSCDLISPSLAQLTAEIADQNAQISVLHPASVDQSVLRTSLLPGLLQMTKLNLAHQTREISAFEIGRIHFKDKGHYKEQTMIGILCSGPSAPHHFNPKPQEFDFYDLKGKIESLLLGLGIENVIFEQSHLHNFHPGRQARIRVGDLTIGALGEIHPVRLAALDIEPRVYFAELNLHELLHLKRKEWKVQNLSLFPGSERDWTMTVKEEASIGHLLKLINEISSPYLEKVQLLGIYRDARLGKEKKNVSFRFYYRDKEKTLSFEAVEGEHTKISQEVAKKLELLLD; encoded by the coding sequence ATGAAACTACCATTATCTTGGCTCAAAGATTTCGTTGAAATCAATCTCTCTCTGGATGAGATCGCAGAAGCGCTCACAATGGGCGGTCTTGAAGTGGATAAGATCGAGGAGAAAAATGGGGATGTGCTTTTCGAGATCTCCCTCACTCCAAACTTAGGCCACTGCATGAGCGTTCTGGGAATCGCCCGCGAACTCTCAGCTTTGAAAGATCTGCCGCTGAAGGAGCCCTCTCTCTCTGTAAAAGAGGATCCCAAACAGAGCTTACAAGAGATGGTGTCGGTCGAAATTAAAGATGCAGAGCAGTGCAACCGCTACGCCTGCCGCCTAGTTACAAACGTGAAGGTGGGCCCTTCTCCTGCGTGGATGGTCAAACGACTTGAAGCTTCGGGGATCCGCAGCATCAATAACGTGGTAGACGTTACAAACTATGTCATGCTGGAGAGAGGCCAACCCCTCCATGCATTTGACTATGACAAGCTCTCCGGAAAAAAAATATTTATCACTTCTAAGTCTAGCAGCTCTGAACTTGTAACACTCGATGAGAAGAGCTACAAAATTCCCGAAGGCGTTCTCCTCATTGCAGACGAAAAGAAGCCGCTCGCTTTTGCAGGTGTGATGGGCGGGATGGACTCTAGCGTATCCGAGTCTACGCAGACCATCCTGCTTGAATCGGCCTACTTCACACCTCAGGCGGTGCGGAAATCGTGTAAGCAGCTGGGCCTGCGCACAGAGTCTTCACAGCGATTTGAAAAAGAGGTCGATTTTGCAGGGGTGCCAGCTGCATTAGACCGAGCAGCCTCTCTTCTTCAAGAGATCGCGCATGGAAATGTGGCGAAGGGGATGATCGATGTGGCCGCTGGAAAGCGGGAGCAAGCCCCTATCACCTGCCGGATGGCGCGCATCACAGAAATGCTGGGAATCCATCTGAGCCTTAGAGAGGTGGTGACCATTTTCAAGAAGCTCCAGATTAAAATTCTCCGCGAAAACCAGGACTCTATCGAGGTTCTCCCTCCAAGTTTTCGCAACGACTTGAAAATAGAGATCGACCTGATCGAAGAGGTCGCCCGCATCTACGGATATAAGAACATCCCCCCAAAAAGACCAAAACACGTCACATCGCCACTAGACTCCTCTCCGCTCTTTATCTTTGAGAGAGAGATGAGAGAGCGGCTTGTGGCTCAAGGCCTTCAAGAGTGCATGAGCTGCGACTTAATTAGCCCCTCTCTTGCGCAGCTCACTGCAGAGATCGCAGATCAGAATGCGCAGATCTCTGTGCTCCATCCAGCATCTGTAGATCAGTCTGTTCTGCGCACCTCGCTGCTTCCAGGCCTCCTCCAGATGACAAAACTCAACCTGGCTCACCAGACCAGAGAGATCTCGGCTTTTGAAATCGGAAGAATCCACTTCAAAGACAAGGGCCACTATAAAGAGCAGACAATGATTGGAATCCTCTGCTCCGGACCCTCTGCACCCCACCACTTCAATCCCAAGCCCCAAGAGTTTGACTTTTACGACCTGAAGGGAAAGATAGAGAGCCTCCTGCTTGGGCTAGGCATTGAAAATGTCATTTTCGAACAGTCTCACCTGCACAACTTCCATCCAGGCAGACAGGCGCGGATCCGCGTTGGCGATCTGACCATCGGAGCGCTCGGCGAGATCCATCCTGTGCGCCTAGCAGCCCTCGACATCGAACCTCGTGTCTACTTTGCTGAACTCAACCTTCACGAACTTTTGCACTTAAAACGAAAGGAGTGGAAGGTTCAGAATCTCTCCCTCTTTCCTGGATCCGAGAGAGATTGGACCATGACGGTGAAGGAGGAGGCGTCGATTGGCCACCTCCTAAAACTCATTAACGAAATAAGCTCTCCTTATTTAGAAAAAGTACAGCTTCTTGGTATCTACCGCGATGCGCGTCTTGGAAAAGAGAAGAAAAATGTTTCTTTTAGATTCTATTATCGAGATAAAGAAAAAACTCTTTCATTTGAGGCTGTTGAAGGCGAACATACAAAAATTTCACAAGAAGTAGCCAAAAAGTTAGAGCTTCTATTAGACTGA